gcatgcgtttacgggatgCATCTAACTATGTAATccatcacagaccaggcacagagaactgcgctgatgctctcagtcagctatcattgcccaccaccggggtagaaatggcacaacctgcagacatgctcttggcgatgaatgcattcgaaaatgaaaattcatccgttacagcccgccagatcataacctggaccagccaggatcctttactgtccttggttaaaaaaaactgtgtcctccatgggagctggtccagcggagatgcaggaagagattcggcgcaaagacgaaatgtccatgcaggcggactgtcttttgtgggataatcgcgtggtttagcctaagaaaggcagggaaacgttcatatcgacctacacagtatccacccaggcatagtaatgatgaaagctatagccccagatcccatgtgtggtggcctggcatcgactcggacttagtcatgcgtgcgccaatgcaacacttgctctcaactgagcaatgtacccagagaggcaccgctaagtttgtggtcatggcctttcaaacgtggtctaggatccacattgactttgcaggcccatttctaggcaaaatatttttggttattgtggatgcttattcaaaatgtattgaatgtgcaataatgtctgtaaccaTCGAAAGCCTTTGAGCCATTTTTGCCACGCAcgtcctgcctgatgtccttgtcagcgacaatgggccgtgcttcaccagtgctgaattcaaggaattcttgatcagcaataggatcaagcacgtcacatctgccccgttcaagcccgcatccaacggccaagcagaacgggtagtccaaacaatcaagcaaagcttgaaacgtgtgtcagaaagttccctgcagacccgcctttcccgagtcctgctcagctaccacaccagaccccactcgctcaccggggttccaccagccgagctgctcatgaaaagggcgctcaaaacaaggctctctcttgactACCCTGATCTTGATGATCACGTCGAgggtaggcggcatcaacaaagcatgtcccATGATCACGCAAACATGtctcgcgatattgaagtcaacgaccctgcatttgtactcaactatggacatggtcccaaatggcttgctgtcactgtcatagccaaagaagggagtcgggtgtttcaggtcaaacttgccaatggactaacttacagaaagcatttggactaaaccaaactgcgattcacaaacagccacgagcaacctaaaGAGGACActcccaactttgaccctccaacacacacacaagtggcaaccgacatcacggttgaccacgaagctgaactcaccatccccagcagcctggcaaggccagctgcccagtgaagaaccaaccaactcagccacacctgcatttgtactgagacaattGACACGGGAGCAAAATTCTCCAGATCGTttcactttgtaaataagtgtactattaactttgggagggagtgatgttatgtacgtaACCCTAGACAACCTGTATCATACTGTCATCggggggcctacctgttggagtcccaagggatcccaacatccctttggagcactgtatataagcaggcctcccatactgtaccagcactctgtggagtttaaataaaggagctaaggtcacacttactcgttgtctacagtactcagttgcattaccttattatgagcataacactgaTTACATCCAATTTTACACAGTTAGCTCACCAACATAGTTACAGGTGCAGATTTAGACAGGAATAGGGAACACACCAATGCAACAGTCTCTCAGACATTGGCAAGTCGGTATGCAAGGGCCTGCAAGTGGCAATTTGGCAGGTGTGGTTAATCAAGGTATGGAGGCTGTTAATCAATCTAGCATGCCTTTGTCTTATTTTCAGTAGCACATTCTGTGATTGGGGTGTTTACCAGGAAGTATCCAACATTCTGGTAAGTTAGTCATTCACACATTTTGATATCAAGGATCTGCTATCCCAGCTTCCTTTGAGAAGTGGAGACTCCATCAACATTAGACATCTATCAGTGTGGTGTGTTCATCTATCTCCCTTCTTCCAAACATGTCAGATAACACGGATTCCCATTGGGAAACGCATGGTGTAGGAAGCTGGGGAATAGAAATATTAGGCACCATGTCCAATGGAGGGGGcaggaactaaaaaaaaaacatacAATAACCATGCTACTTTACAGCATAGAAGGTGGTCATTCAGCTTATTGTGTTTGTGCCAGTACTTAGAGCAAACTAAAACTAATGTCACTGCCTCACATTCAGTCCATATCCTTGTATGAAGAAAACCTATGTAGAAATGGCAAAGTATACATTATATTATTATAACTTTTCCATATCTCTTGGATACTTACCATTGGCTGGAAACTCTGGATGCTCATTTCAACTGGGTACTCTTTCTGTTAGGCATTGTGCGCACAAGAACAGTGATATTTATATTTGTTCTATGGATATAGGTAATCTtgacaaggctgcatttattgcccatctaagAACACAAGagagtaagaattaggagcaggagtatgccaagcggcccttcaagcctgctccgccattcaataagatgatggctgatcttcgacctcactcTCCTTTCCCACCTGATCACCTTatctccttgattcccctagagttcaaaaatctatctatctcagcctagaATATACTCAATCACTCaggattcacagccctttggggtagagaattccaaagattcacaaccccttaagtgaagaaattcctcctcatggccGACCcttcattctgagactatgcccctcgttctagactctcctgtcaggggaaatatcctctcagcatctattctATCAATCCCCCTCTGAAACATATAATacactatgagatcacctctcattcttttaaattccagagcTCAAGctcacctcataggacaaccttctcatcccagggatcaagctAGTGAACATTCGTTGCACAGCTTCTAAGCtatgtatgtccttcctcagataaggagaccaatattgtgcacagtactccagttatggtctcaccaaagccctgtataattgcagtaagacttccttacttttgtactccaaccctcttgcaataaaagccaacatgccattgcttgctaactttgtgtttcctgttcGAGGGCACCCaagtctctctcaacaccaacatttaatagtttctcaccatttaaaaaatactgtttttctattccagcaaccaaattgaataacctcacaattCCCCACATTATTCTCCCTCTGCCACCTTATTACCCACTCATTAACGTGTTGAtattcctttgcagactctttgtgtcctcctcatagcttactttcccacctagctttgtattagcAACAAACTTggatggatacattgcactcagtcccttcatataAGACGTTAATATGGATTGCAAAACcctaccagttacagcctgccaatgatcatttatccctactctgttttctgtccgataaccaaccctctatccatgctgatatattatccccaacccaatctctagttgccttgagaaggtggtattgTGGACCTGCTTGAATTGATGATGTCCTCATGGTGATAATGAGGTGAGGTAGGACATtcagattttaacccagcgacaatgaTGCAACAGCAGCCAATacatgtccaaatcaggatggtgtgtgacttggaggagatctTAGAGATGATCGTATGACGCTGTGCTGTCGGCCTACTTAGTGGCAGACGTCACAGGACTGCGAGTTGCTGTTGAAGTAAGCTTGGCGAGTTATTTATTACATCCTCCAGCAACAGTGCACTGCTGGCAGAGATGTAGTTATTGAGTTCAGTGACTAGGGTGCTGATGAAGCAGACTACattgtcctgggtggtgttgaacTAATCGAGTTTAGTTGTGCCTGAGTTTTGTCCAGATTAGTTGTGAGTTTGGCATAACACTCCTTACttctgccttgtagatagtggagagACTTTGAAGTGTCAGGAGTTGAGTCATTCATTGCAAAGTACCCAGGTTCTGTCCTGGTTTGTGTTGATATAGTGAGTCCAGCGGTGTAGTGACTGAAGGACTACTTCTGTTATGTTCAGCTGGGTGCCCATGTTCAATTGAAGTGAAATCTTGGTTTTGAGATGCCATTGATATGTTAACATATACAATAGTAAATGTTAATCCACTGACCTCGCAGACAGCTGCCAAATGTTGGGTAATTGCAGCAATGTTAGGAAGTGTATAATCAAATTTTGTGTGTAAGAGTATAACAGAATATTTTGATTTCAATTGAGATTTTTTTAATTAAATGATGTAATGCGACCTAGAGAAGCAGCAACACACAAAATATGTTTTCTTTTttttattggaattatttatttgtTTACTGTATAAACACAAACTACATAAAGATATTTATTTTTTGACTTGCAGTACCTGGTCCCGTACCAATTGATTCATTAAAAGGAACACCATTTGAGGACAAAATCTTTCTGCACTGGAATGAGCCTGTGGAAGCAAATGGTATCATCACACAATATGAGGTAATATAGATTTGTTAGTGACTCGATGACTAACTGGCTGGAGCCTATCAATTTGGGGTGGGGGTGCAGGAACACCGGCGTAGTTGCAGGCCTGCAGCtccgtgactggctgcctgccttaGGATTTTCTGGCTTCTATTTGTGCAAAAGCAGCCAGAATGCCTCCAGAATGGCTGCAATGGTAGATTTCACATACTTTCTCAGGCTTCCCTTGCCTTGCCAGCTGACTTCCTCAGGCCCTCTATTATTCTTCAAGTGCTGCAGATAGGAATATCTGGATCTGAATCTAATTTTAATTTTAGAAAAAGTAATGAATCTGTATTGCTTTGACTAATCATTGTAGAATTACTGATGATGAGATATCTTTTTACTAATATCTGAAGGCTAACATTTCATTTACCTGAATTTTTGTAACATTAGTTATCAGAATAAGCATTCTGTGTGATATTAGTTTGTCTGTAAATAACTTGCTTATAGGGGTTAATCTTTTCAAATGTTAACTTAAAGCATAAAAGCCTTCCTATTAAATTTTAACAATCCTAAACTCTTGCTTATTCAGTAAACCATCACATACAAATAGGATTTTTTGTCATCCCACAGGGGCAATGTTCACTTTACACATGTGCTATCATTTTGATTAGGTCTCTATGTGCTCTCTACCCAATTCTGAGTCATTTACTTCTTTTTCTGTAATTGTTAGCAGCATTCTCCCTGTTCACTTACCATAACAGGAAAACGTTTCATTTTCACTGTCAATGGGTATTTTGTTTCCGATTGTTCAATCCAACATCTTAGCAATAGTCTGGGAGCAGTCCTGCAATGACAGTTTTGAGTTTAACTTTTTTGTGAAATGATATTGTTGGTGCCACTTTGAATCGTCTGATACTTGCTTATTCGAACATTTTTCAGTTCATTGTTTCATACTGAGAAACTGGGAAATATATTCACACACGGCCTGCTGTTCACCCAGAGAATGAATCCAAGTAGCGTAATGCAGAGGAGGAAAGAAGCTGTATTCTCAATGTATTTGGGACAAGGTGGCCGCATATCCGCCCCAAACGCTCCCATTAACCCCTAGCTGCCTGCTGACTTCCCATCTGGCTTACCCCTCATTGGGGTGATATTTTGTCCTCAACGTCTGGTGGAGCAGATTGCTCACTCGTTGTAGAATGCACTCGCTTTTCATTCCAGTCATTTCAATGGAATGATAATCAGGTGGACGAGCCGGTCTGCCAGATTACCACTCAGATGGTGAAGATAAAAATGTTACCTCATTGTGGGCCCAAGTTTTCCGCGACACTTAGAACGGTGCACCAAAGCGCGCCTAAATcttaccgaggaattctccccgctcctcggGACGTCTTCGGGCTCGGCGTAGCGCACCACATCCAGTGTGGGGAGCAGAGCCAGgttccggtgctgaaaacagtgccgggacccctgCAATGGAGCaccagagtgtgcgcacatgtgcagcagctcctcgcCCCTGAATCTctgcaggttgtgtgggagggcctgaagcacgccgccccagccctggctgaatgggctcctggagcgggtgACCGACTATGCGGAGGAGAAAGAGATCCTGAGCtcagacctggagacggcaatgtcagtcatcggagacaggagatcccgggaacagaaagccaaacaagaaaaggagaaggagctggcaaaagtgaccatcaagaaggaagatgtcgaACTCATTCAGAACGAGATGGAGATTTCTCAAAGTGCAGCAGAGCGTGGCCTCCGGGAGCATCTGGGAAATGTGGTCGAAGCCTtgattgctctcactgactgaggccatcgggtgttccttgggactgtctcggagatgttcggaGGGGCGGGGGTAGCAAGAAAGCAAAGAGATTGAGGGCAAGACGTAAGTAGGATGAgacctgggcaggctcgtctgtttaacaTTGCCCGCTGTTTGGGGGCATGATTGGCGCAGTCTCCgtgaaatgaatgctttgcttgtgcAAGAGTTTTTTGTTGTGCCCCGACGAAGAATCCTGAAGATGGACGCAGCCTTCCAATGGAAAAGATTGAAAGGACTCAGAACTTGAAACAGTAAAATCCAAGCtcactaaatttaaaaaaaagggatTCCCATGATGTTGCCCGGGTGTGTTTTGTTActgggaacaagatcctcaggatactgaagtccaaggggctggctccataCCTTCCTCCTCTccggcccctcccccctctctcttctcccccctcccccctccccccccctctctcccccctccccccctctctctcccccctccccccctctctctcccccctccccccctctctcccccctccccccctctctcccccctgctcccccctcctcccctcccctctcccccctcccccctccctctccccctccctctccctctccctctccctctctcctctctcctctctcctctctcctctctcctctcccccctcccccctctctttccccccccctctctttccccccccctcctctctttctccccccccccctctctctctctcccccatttcccccccccccccatccgccttcccttcacataaaggtaggacttctattttttatttgttattgattgattgattgcttattaagttggtcttggtgctttaggtgcagggttccttctattttttattaattaattgcatattactttttgtgttttatttagTGCTTTGAAAGCCTTggcgcaggtcctctcagcttctttGTATTCTTTATTGgttactgaatgcttatttttgtgctttttttAGTACTTGGAGCTTTAAATGTACGGCTTTGTTTCGTGCTTatgctttaaatgtacttgtgcttctttaatgtttagtgctttggaaaatcttctcacttcccttcccccacccatctctggctacctgcgctgatttcttaaatctccGCATGGTTTTTCTGAGTgggcacatacgctgccctaagttagtttggagtaacttttcgctggctaaactaacttaaatggccaaaacaggcgtaagtggctggtaacgcgcccttttggaaaaaaaaactaaactaaaaagaaactgaactaactcacttaaactggagcaaactaattggggagaattgcgatttttaagatactccaacaaaacaagttgctccaaaaaaataggagcaactcctggggaaacttgggctcaTATGTTTCTA
This genomic stretch from Pristiophorus japonicus isolate sPriJap1 chromosome 7, sPriJap1.hap1, whole genome shotgun sequence harbors:
- the LOC139266978 gene encoding huntingtin-interacting protein K-like, yielding MPPEWLQCTPPQPWLNGLLERVTDYAEEKEILSSDLETAMSVIGDRRSREQKAKQEKEKELAKVTIKKEDVELIQNEMEISQSAAERGLREHLGNVVEALIALTD